One stretch of Anolis carolinensis isolate JA03-04 chromosome 3, rAnoCar3.1.pri, whole genome shotgun sequence DNA includes these proteins:
- the spry2 gene encoding protein sprouty homolog 2, which translates to METRAQNGSGSQPLLRGQHDSGRQFGDSDPRDVLVQQVHVLSLDQIKAIRNTNEYTEPPTVAPRPGVKPASRPPVQHKSERPHGLTEQRHLGRVQHPPAHVSSRVPLSRSISTVSTGSRASTRTSTSSNSSEQRLLGSSLGTVVDGIIRVQPKSELKVSELKPPSKEDLQMHVYRCEDCGKCKCKECTYPRTLPSCWICDKQCLCSPQNVVDYGTCVCCVKGLFYHCSNDDEDNCADNPCSCSQSHCCTRWSTMGVVSLFLPCLWCYLPAKGCLKLCQGCYDQVNRPGCRCKHSNTVCCKVPNVPPRNLEKPT; encoded by the coding sequence ATGGAGACAAGAGCTCAGAATGGCAGCGGGTCACAGCCCTTACTACGGGGTCAGCATGACAGTGGGAGACAGTTTGGCGACTCTGACCCAAGGGATGTTCTGGTGCAGCAGGTTCACGTTTTGTCCTTGGACCAGATCAAGGCAATCCGAAACACAAATGAGTACACGGAACCACCGACTGTGGCCCCGCGGCCTGGGGTAAAGCCTGCCTCACGCCCTCCAGTCCAGCACAAAAGCGAGAGGCCACATGGGTTGACTGAGCAGCGGCATCTCGGCAGGGTCCAGCATCCCCCAGCCCACGTCTCTTCCCGGGTCCCCTTGTCCCGTTCCATTAGCACAGTCAGCACCGGCTCACGGGCCAGTACAAGGACAAGTACCAGTAGCAACTCCTCAGAACAGAGACTTCTGGGGTCATCTTTGGGGACAGTTGTGGACGGGATAATCCGAGTGCAACCCAAGTCGGAGCTGAAGGTGAGCGAGCTTAAGCCTCCCAGCAAAGAAGATCTCCAGATGCATGTCTACCGATGTGAGGACTGCGGGAAATGTAAGTGTAAGGAGTGCACTTATCCACGAACCCTTCCTTCCTGTTGGATCTGTGACAAGCAGTGCCTTTGCTCACCCCAGAATGTGGTTGATTATGGGACTTGTGTCTGCTGTGTGAAGGGGCTTTTCTACCACTGCTCCAATGACGATGAGGACAACTGTGCCGATAACCCTTGCTCTTGTAGCCAGTCTCACTGCTGCACTCGGTGGTCCACCATGGGGGTTGTATCCCTCTTTCTGCCTTGCTTGTGGTGCTACCTGCCGGCCAAGGGTTGCCTTAAATTGTGCCAGGGCTGTTACGACCAGGTAAATCGGCCTGGCTGCCGCTGTAAACACTCCAACACCGTGTGCTGCAAAGTTCCCAATGTTCCACCCAGAAACCTGGAAAAgccaacatag